The following are encoded in a window of Carassius auratus strain Wakin chromosome 6, ASM336829v1, whole genome shotgun sequence genomic DNA:
- the ptgis gene encoding prostacyclin synthase has product MLWTALLLLGLAVLLLCARRTRRRNEPPLDKGMIPWLGHALEFGKDAAKFLTRMKQKHGDIFTVRAAGHYITVLLDSNCYDAVLSDVVSLDQSSYAQVLMKRIFSLELPNHNPESEKKRAEMHFQGSALTQLRSSMQNNLQHLLTPSEMGPKVSEWKKDGLFNFCYSLLFKTGYLTVSGAEKNNSAELEEIYEEFRRFDKLLPKLARTTENKEEKQIASSAREKLWKRLTPSHLDRKPERQSWLRNYVQHLQDEGVDAETQRRAMLLQLWVTQGNAGPTAFWLLGYLLTNPEALRTVREEIQGGKHLRPEEKQRKTPVFDSVLNETLRLTAAALITREVKQDKKICLSNGQEYLLRRGDRLCVFPFISPQMDPQIHQQPEMFQFDRFLNADGTEKKDFFKEGLRVKNPSVPWGTKDNLCPGRQFAISAIKELVFTILTRFDLELCDKNAKLPLVDPSRYGFGILQPDGDLEIRYRIRS; this is encoded by the exons ATGTTGTGGACTGCGCTTCTCCTGCTGGGACTCGCTGTTCTGTTGCTGTGCGCGAGACGCACGAG acGAAGAAATGAGCCTCCTCTTGATAAAGGAATGATTCCCTGGCTCGGTCACGCGCTCGAGTTTGGCAAAGATGCTGCTAAATTCCTGACACGAATGAAACAGAAGCACGGCGACATTTTTACC GTGCGTGCAGCTGGACATTATATCACTGTTCTGCTGGACTCAAATTGCTATGATGCTGTCCTGTCCGATGTGGTCTCGCTTGACCAGTCAAGCTATGCTCAGGTCCTAATGAAGAGAATCTTCAGCCTGGAGCTGCCCAATCACAACCCTGAATCGGAGAAGAAAAGAGCAGAAAT GCATTTTCAGGGGTCCGCTTTAACCCAACTCCGCAGCTCAATGCAGAACAACCTCCAGCACCTTTTGACCCCTTCAGAAATGGGCCCGAAAGTATCTGAGTGGAAAAAAGACGGACTCTTCAATTTTTGCTACAGTTTGCTCTTCAA GACCGGCTATCTTACTGTGTCCGGCGCGGAGAAAAACAACAGTGCAGAACTCGAAGAAATTTATGAGGAGTTTCGCCGGTTTGACAAGCTTTTGCCTAAACTGGCTCGTACTACTGAAAACAAAG AGGAGAAACAAATTGCAAGTTCAGCGCGAGAAAAGCTTTGGAAACGGCTGACTCCATCACATTTAGACAGAAAGCCAGAACGCCAATCATGGTTGAGGAACTATGTACAGCACCTGCAGGATGAAGGAGTTGATGCTGAGACTCAGAGGAGAGCCATGCTGCTACAGCTTTGGGTCACACAG GGAAACGCGGGCCCCACTGCATTCTGGTTACTGGGCTACTTACTCACCAACCCAGAAGCTCTAAGGACTGTGAGAGAGGAAATCCAAGGTGGAAAGCACCTCCGTCcagaagagaaacagagaaaaactCCAGTGTTTG ATAGTGTTCTTAATGAGACACTGCGTCTAACTGCAGCCGCTCTCATAACAAGAGAAGTGAAGCAAGATAAGAAGATTTGTTTAAGCAATGGGCAAGAATACTTGCTCCGACGGGGTGATCGGCTGTGTGTTTTCCCCTTCATCAGCCCTCAAATGGACCCACAGATCCACCAACAGCCTGAG ATGTTCCAGTTTGACCGCTTCCTCAATGCAGATGGGACGGAGAAGAAGGACTTCTTTAAGGAAGGGTTGAGGGTGAAGAATCCCTCTGTGCCCTGGGGGACCAAAGACAACCTGTGTCCAGGACGCCAATTTGCAATTAGTGCAATTAAAGA GCTTGTATTCACGATCTTGACTCGATTTGATCTTGAACTGTGTGACAAGAATGCAAAGCTGCCATTGGTAGACCCCAGCCGATATGGCTTTGGCATTCTCCAACCAGATGGCGACCTAGAGATACGCTACAGAATAAGATCTTAA